A stretch of Henckelia pumila isolate YLH828 chromosome 4, ASM3356847v2, whole genome shotgun sequence DNA encodes these proteins:
- the LOC140862734 gene encoding uncharacterized protein, giving the protein MADDWKFFGKSSRAKIPLISSLSMEQLLQTGAEGFLVYALDVLKASPVLADIPVVCEFADIFLDEIPGLPPMREIDFSIELVPGTLPISKAPYRMAPLEMKELKDQLEYLLNKGYIRPSVSPWGASVLFVRKKTGFFRLAAIFFALKIWRHYLYGKSNAAADALSRKICDLSLSTMRVSKLIEDCCVSGLDFETDIQPIRVYAITAEPELFVRIKEAQKVDQNIQNSIERVRTGHESEFQVSMDGILFVNRRIVVPDIAELRQQILNEAHCSKFSIHPGGRKMYNDLKQKFWWKRMKADVANYQSSIQMAPFEALYGRKCRSPLFWNDLLETPVTRPDMIREMSDKVKLIQIRMKTAQDRQAKYENVRRRPLMFEQGDWVFLKISPFRGTVRFGKRGKLSPRFIGPYEIIDKVGDLAYRLALPPALSGIHDVFHVSMLRKYEPDASHILRLDEAELDETLSYFEHPIQILDHKERQLRNKSIPLVKVQWSRHGIEEATWETEQDMRQRYPELFH; this is encoded by the exons atggcagatgattggaaaTTCTTCGGTAAGAGTTCTCGTGCaaagattcctttgatttctagtTTATCTATGGAACAGTTATTGCAGACCGGTGCtgagggatttcttgtttatgcgtTGGATGTGTTGAAAGCTAGCCCTGTATTGGCAGATATTCCTGTTGTATGTGAATTTGCAGATATTTTTCTGGATGAAATACCGGGATTGCCTCCAAtgcgtgagattgatttcagtaTCGAGTTGGTACCAGGTACTTTGCCTATCTCTAAAGCTCCTTATAGGATGGCACCACTTgaaatgaaagagttgaaagatcaacTTGAATATTTATTGAACAAAGGTTACATTAGGCCAAGtgtgtcaccttggggtgcttcGGTTTTGTTTGTAAGGAAAAAGACgg ggttcttccGTCTAGCAGCTATTTTCTTTGCGTTGAAaatttggcgtcattatttatatg ggaagtctaatgcagcgGCTGATGCACTGAGTAGAAAGATATGTGatttatccttatctactatGCGTGTCTCTAAgttgattgaagattgctgtGTTTCTGGTCTGGATTTTGAGACAGATATACAACCTATACGAGTTTATGCAATCACagctgagccagaattgtttGTGCGAATTAAGGAAGCTCAGAAAGTTGATCAGAAcattcagaattcgattgaaAGAGTTAGGACTGGGCAtgagtcagagtttcaggtcagtaTGGATGGAATTTTATTTGTTAATCGACGTATTGTTGTACCTGATATTGCAGAATTGAGACAGCAAATTCTGAATGAAGCTCATTGCAGCAAGTTTAGTATCCATCCAGggggcagaaaaatgtataatgatctgaaacaAAAGTTTTGgtggaaaagaatgaaagcTGATGTGGCAAA ctatcagtCAAGCATtcagatggctccatttgaagcactgTATGGTAGAAAATGCAGATCGCCGTTGTTTTGGAATGATCTTCTTGAAACACCAGTTACAAGGCCGGACATGATAAGAGAAATGTCTGATAAAGTGAAGTTGATACAGATCAGAATGAAAACAGCACAAGATCGACAAGCAAAGTATGAAAATGTAAGGCGTAGACCTTTGATGTTTGAACAAGGTGATTGGGTATTCCTGAAGATATCTCCTTTTCGAGGCACTGTGCGATTCGGAAAAAGAGGTAAGCTATCACCGAGGTTTATTGGACCTTACGAAATCATTGATAAAGTTGGTGATCTTGCATATCGACTCGCATTACCTCCAGCACTGTCAGGTATACATGACGTATTTCACGTGtctatgttgaggaagtacgaGCCCGATGCTTCCCATATTCTTCGTTtagatgaagctgagttggatgaaacATTAAGTTATTTTGAACATCCGATTCAAATCCTTGATCATAAGGAAAGGCAGCTTCGAAACAAATCCATTCCACTTGTTAAGGTgcaatggagtagacacgggattgaagaagctacttgggagacagaacaAGATATGAGACAGCGTTATCCCGaactatttcactga